The region TATATTACTGAAAGGGGTCATATGATTCTTCGCAGGCAGAAAGATGCACTTTCCCAAGGAAAGTTcatcattaaatatattatttaagacTGGATCATCTTCAGGCTATTTTTAATCCTATCATTTTGCTGCCAAAATTGGCCTTAAGCAGCTAACATTCAACCACTAGAAAAACGATGTTTTCTCATGTATTTTGTTCACTGGCCTGAGAACGGTCTTGCTTTCCAGTTAATCAAATGTTTGAGTGGATGTGGACTATGTACAGAAAAGAGAAACTGCTTGCTGACCAACTAATAAAAAGGAAGCTAACCTCTACTGGATGTGGAGAAGTAAGTTCCTGTCTTCCTAAACCACAGAGACCAAAACATGAGCACACAAAAAAAGCTGCCCCACCATCTCAACAGAAGGAAGCCAATCGCCTATTAAAGCGTCTTATCCTTGCAGTTGTCAGACATCTCCCTCTCTCCTAAGACAGGAAGCAAAATGTTCTCACGTTTCTCAGTTCAGAGCGCACCGTTCATCATCCACTTGCCTACATCTCAACCCTCTGCTTGCAAAAGCCACCGTGGCCATGAAGTGGTCCCAGGGCCCCTAAACTCATCTACAGAAATTTGAACTGAGTTACAAGGGGATAAAACAATACTGAATACAGCCATGAAGAGTTAAGGTTCCTGTCCTTACTGGGAGTGGGAAAGCTATCTTCCTTTAACGGGGCCACCAGTGCCAGGACATGTTGTACTGCGCTCacctgcttcagtcgtgtccgactcttttcgaccctatggactgtagcccgccaggactAGAGTGGGtcgctgtgccctcctccaggggatcttcctggctcagggatggaacccttgtctcctgcattgcaggcagattctttacctctgagccaccgaggaaggcCCACAGACTGTATAGTTACCACGAAAAACATCCTTGAGGTCAGAGCTTGTGATCATTTCGCTCATCTCTACAGCATTCCAGCCTCTCTCCTCCAAAGCTCAGACCACTCTAGCAGATACCTGGGAAATACTCGGCATCCTAGGTAACACCATGGATCCCAGGAGGCCACTGGAAGGGGACGCTGCAGGACCCCTCCGGGACTCTCATTTTTCCTAAAAGATGTCACAGGAATCAGTGGTCGGTGATGGTAGCCGGCACCTCTAACTCCCCTGTGCACCCCAACACCTGTAGATGTGCGAACCACAGGCTCTGACTCAGAGGCTCTGGGTGGGACCTGAGGCTCTGCTCCTCCAAGACGCTCCCAGGGGGTGCCTGAGAGCTCCCGCACGTGGAGAGGCGGTTCTCAGATGCTCCCTAGAACCACTGCCATCTCGCTGCTCTGCCGTCCTGCCTCCCTCTGGATGCTTTATTCAGACTCAGGGATAAAGCCACAGCCCACTCCACGGCCAATTTCTTCTTCAGTGTTTGTGTAACGTGCAGACTTCTGAGACCACCTCTGAGGCACTTAGCATCCAAGGCCCTGCTTTCTCCAGCTTATGGAGCATGGAGTGCAAACCGTTCTCCCTCAGcctcagaagcagcagcagcaaagaacaAATGTGACTTCGAGTCTAAAGCCCCCATCAGAACAGATTCAGCAGATGGGCTGATCCACTGAGCCCTGGAAGCAGTGCCCGTCACTGTCCAACATTGGAAGAGCATGCCAGCCCTCCTCCAAAACGTGCCCATCCGCACCGAGTCCTTCACGCCGTACCACAACACGTGTTATGACAGAAGCAACCCTGATTGGTGCAAATTGGGAGGAAAATCTGTCTGGATGCCAAatgctcaaaataaaaatttagattcATAATGCATCTTTGGAAAGGACATGTAAATCAGCCTCCCAAATATACTTCTCAAATAATACTACCTCTTTTATTATTCCAAAGTACCCATTTATGATAGCATTTCCTCACACTTTTTTTCTGCCAAAGTCCTTTGTTTTCCTATTTAGTTATCCATCTCTATGTTGTCCTGAATGCTACACATTTCACCATCAGCAATTTGTGCTTCTAcatgatttatttttactataaGAGGTTTTGTCAAGAAGTTTATCATGTTCTATGGTACGTCATTGTGGTTTGGCATCATAAAATGTAGCCTCTACATTTATCAACCTCAGATACCTGTTGACCACAAAGATAGGCTCTACtaagaaaattctattttgaaaGGAGGAAAGAGCGAGActtcacttaaaaagaaaattcaattgtATGAGATGTTAATATACCACAACTTGACAACAAAGATCAAGATTACATCTTAATTTCTATCATAAACAAATGTCTCCATTTCCCATCTTTTCATTGAATTACTTGACACATGACAGTTACAACCTTGGCTTTCTttcaaccagaaagaaaaaatttttaatattttttcacaaaAGTATGTAATAGTCAGACTGTTCAGTTAGTTTTACTTTGGTCTCAAAATGATCCTTTTGGTGTCTGGAAGTCCCTACCTCTTTGGTTATAgtggttaaaaacaaaatcacctaCTTAATCaaacatttaacaaaaatattcCTTACACCTTCTACAGAACTCTTCCAGAATTACTAAAGATCTGGTAAAATGGGatctaaaagaaacaaacagttcacaaaaagcatttattaataaattttagaGATTAAGTGGGGTTTTTACTTTTAAACACTAAACAGTGGTATCAATATTTCGTCAACTTTGGTCAAGTTGGATCAGATGTTCACGTCAGTCATCTACTTTTCTTGGACTTTTCTCTTTTCAGCCCCCTAATACTAGCACACTTTGTAaccgtataaaatagataacgtGCTTCTTGAAATCAAACCCACATGCAGTGACTTCTAAGGTTTTTATTCCTGTTAGGtcctataaaataataatattagtaaTCTTCCTAGAGACCGTAAAAGGAGGCACTGAATGGCATCCTTTTTCAAAGACAGCTCttcagattaaaacaaaaagtctGCAAAAAACTTGAACCGGTTattcctttcactttttcacaaatTAATCATTTCAGATATGAAGTACAGATGTCAATGACACTTCTTCAGTCTTCTGAGCTGCACCCCTCCCCCAGAGAATCACACTCACGAAAAGAGCTTCATGGTGACATGACAGAGGCTCTGCCTAGCACAACAGTACCAGGAAAAAAAAGCTCACAGATGTTCTTCAAAAATACAAGCATCAATCACTTCAACTAAAGTCACAGCATGAGAATCCACAGCTAAGAATCAATTCTTCTATCTTTATACAGATACTCTGGATGCAAGTTTGCCCAGCAGAGGATCCCACCAAACGATGTGCATTGTAGGTTAGGAGGTTAgggtgtaaaataaaatatactaaaaattccAGTAAACTTCTAAATCATACACAAGTTATGGAAATAGAACACAAGGTAGGTGGCCAATGCGAAATCTGTCAGTGATGAAACAAACACCCATAGCCAAGGGTTCTTCAAGACACAAGGTCACTGCCCACTAGGAACGTGGCACTAATTGGAGGTCAGGGTCACCGGACTCTGGAAGTCAACTTACCTTTCCACAGTCATCCAAGTTTTCTCGGGAAAGGGGCTACGCTGGTTTTCCTCTTTGGGTAGATTTTACCAAGTGAGTCAGAGAAGGGCCTCTAGAGGAGTCTGTTCTTCTAATCCAGTGGTTCCCAAATTTTAGGACAAAGCAGAAACCCCCAGGGGAGGTTATTTCTGATGCAGATAGCCAGGACTCAGCCTGGTGTCCAGTTTATGAGTTGTCCCTGAAATGCTCCTTTTCAATAAGCTACTCGGCCAGGTACCGTGATCATGGGGATCCCTGGACTCCCAGTATGGGAAACCTTGAAGGGATGCCCTTTATCCCCAGATTCTACTGATCCAGCAAAGGCTGGATCTTTGAACCTCAGTGGCTGGCAGGCAAGGGAAGCAATGTCTCCAGGGAAGAAGTGATCACAGTAGGGTTGGCAGGGAGAGCTCTCTGCAGCGGAAGAGAAAGGGAGGCCACACACCTGGTTTCACTTCACCGGCCTGCCCTCGACCCTGGGCCCAGCCACACCCCACCCTCCGACCGCGGGGACCCGAGGCGCCGGGCCCTGACCCCCACCCGGACGAGCACCTACCCAGCCTCCGTTGTCCTGGATCCAAGTGTGCAGGTGCCGGTTCAGGTACTCGGTCATCCACAGCGCGATGCTGTCCACCAGGGGCGACATCTCCCGGTTGACGCTCTCCACGCACATGACCCCTCCGAACTCAAAGAAGGCCACGATGCGCCCCCAGTTCACCCCGTCCCTGAAGAGCTCCTCCACCACCGTGGCGAAGCGTCCCCTCGCGGTGAAGGGCGTCAGGTGCAGCTGGCTGGACATCTCGGCGAAGTCGCGGCGGTAGCGCCGAGAGAAGTCATCGCCGGCCTGGCGCAGGGTCAGGTGGACCACAGGTGGCACCGGGCTGGGCGCAggcccgg is a window of Cervus canadensis isolate Bull #8, Minnesota chromosome 23, ASM1932006v1, whole genome shotgun sequence DNA encoding:
- the BCL2 gene encoding apoptosis regulator Bcl-2 isoform X3, with protein sequence MAHAGGTSYDNREIVMKYIHYKLSQRGYEWDAGDAGAAPPGAGPALGILSSQPGRAPAPSRTSPQPPPAAAAGPAPSPVPPVVHLTLRQAGDDFSRRYRRDFAEMSSQLHLTPFTARGRFATVVEELFRDGVNWGRIVAFFEFGGVMCVESVNREMSPLVDSIALWMTEYLNRHLHTWIQDNGGWRALPANPTVITSSLETLLPLPASH
- the BCL2 gene encoding apoptosis regulator Bcl-2 isoform X2 yields the protein MAHAGGTSYDNREIVMKYIHYKLSQRGYEWDAGDAGAAPPGAGPALGILSSQPGRAPAPSRTSPQPPPAAAAGPAPSPVPPVVHLTLRQAGDDFSRRYRRDFAEMSSQLHLTPFTARGRFATVVEELFRDGVNWGRIVAFFEFGGVMCVESVNREMSPLVDSIALWMTEYLNRHLHTWIQDNGGWADSSQVEKNHIWTKEIYLLKSKSLMSRESLL